From the genome of Vicia villosa cultivar HV-30 ecotype Madison, WI unplaced genomic scaffold, Vvil1.0 ctg.001278F_1_1, whole genome shotgun sequence:
tctacgtagtttgtAGGTGTTAGGTTAGTAGTTTTTGTGGAACAACATGAAAATGCCTTCGAGCAATAAGCTTATGCTACTCATACAACAGAGACTTATGTTAGCTTCTAGTTCGTGTTGAAGGGTCTTTAGTCGGTTCCTTTTTGAAAAGGATATTGAGTTTTTTTAATTAGTAGAAAAATGTTTAGATTGgttagatgttttaagtgttAAAGGAGAGTAAATCTAAATGAAAaggaaatgttttttttattcatttgatTATTGGAACTAAGTATGAAGCGAAGTACTTTTTTTACTAGAAATAAAGATACATTAacttaatttaacttaattaaaatctaaatgaATTAAATAATCCTAAGCTAAAAACATAAAAGGATTCAAAGAGTTAACTAAAAAACCAAACGagcttataaaataaaacaaacaaggttgttaaataaactaaacaaaaaaaacaagatAAAAGAGCAAAGGGTGTAAATTATGCTGGAGAAGTAAAATAGAGGGTGTGAAAATCATATCCAACTCATTCAGAGAtatgagtttagtgtgtgaagaaACTCCTAACATTGTTAAGTTGGGTATGTTGAAATTAATTAGTAGTATTATGGAAGAGATCAGAGAAGGCTAGAAAATTGACTTTGAATTGATGACCGGTTAGCGTTGATCAATTAGTgtaagagtggtgaattcagaatcgatgaGAACGGTGTGATCAGATTCGGAGACAAAGTCTGCATTCCAGATGTTCCATAATttaagaagagtattcttgaaaaaattcatagaATTGGTTTGAGTGTTCATCTCGGTGCTACTAAGaggtatcaagacttgaagaaatttttttgttGGGAAGAAGGAGGtggctgagtttgtttatgcttgtttgatTTTTCAGAAGTCAATGATTGAACATCAGAAGGTGTTGAGTATGATACAACCGTTGAGCATttcagagtggaaatgggatatcATTTTTATGGATTTTGTGATGAGTCTGCCTAAGACGACAATGGGATGTGACTACATTTAGATGAGCGGGGATAGGTTATCGAcccattttatttcaattagttaTCCTTTGCCGAAGTTGGATAAGTTGCATATtaagaaatttattaatttaccTGATATTCCTTTGAGTATTGTATCGGATAGAGATCTGATACTCACTTCGAAATTTTGGGAGAGTTtgccaaaaacttatttaatgcTATATTATAACTAAGGGGAATATATATTCAAACTATTCaattaattcattcattaataaaGAAACTAGTTCTCGTTTTTGTTTTCTAAAAGATGGAACCAATCATGACATATACACATTTGTTCAATTGTTTAATACTATAATACGGTACTATATGTCTAAGATTTTAGtctaaatttaaaatttcattCATTTTAGTCTAATTGTAAAATTTCCTTCATCCTTTgagttttgtttttgagtttaagAATATCATTTACTTTCACAATTTTAAAATCTCAAACAATAAAATggatcatataatttttttctcttgaAAGCCCTTTAATACTCCCAACAAATGACCACCAATTAAATGACAAATTCACGAGTCCTTTCAAATTGCCAATTCCATGTTGTGAGTAGCATAGGCATGACATTGGGCTTATATCAGTACAGAAGAGGTAACACCAAAGCCCAGTCCATTCAATTTCTTCCACAATTGTAACATATTTCTTCTCCATGCATGACCAATTGAGCTTTATTATCATTTCTACTTTCATTTTTAGGAGCTGTGACAGGTAACTGTAACTGATGTTGGTCTTGTAATGGGTTCTCCTTGGTAGGTGACTCTGCCATATGAATATCATTATTCCGGGCTTTCTGTTCTTTCGATTTTCCCCAGACAACTAGATAAAGCCCAAGAACCACCACTATTGCTCCAATAATACTTCCAAGAAAGAGCTGCTCAGAAAGAATGATGCAGGCCAAGGCCGTTACGATGATCATTCGCAACGGATTGAATGCAGTTACAATAACTGGACCCATAGCTTTCATAACCACCCCTTGTATGTAATACTGTACTCCAGATGTAACTATCCCCTGTCATCACAAACCACAAAGCACACATTTAGTTTTTATTCTACAAAATGTGATGTTTGACATCTAATGTTAACTATAGTGGCTTATACTAACCGCATATGCTGGGGCGAAGAGCCGTGAATCCCAACCAAGAGCCCAGGCATGAGAATTATGACGCTCGGCGATAATTGTCACCACAAAGCTTTGAAGCGCGCCAACGAAACAAACCCATGTTGCCAGAGACATCGGTGCAGGGTACTTTCTCAATGTTATGGCCTGCAATATGTAAAAGGCGGAAAAACCAGCGCAGCCAATGAGGAGGAAACATGTTCCTACGATCCACCGGTTATTACTGGAATCGTTCACAATCTCAGACTGGTTGGTAGCATGACTAATAGATGAGTTCACAACACTAACTACAGGGCCTTTGTATAGAGCCATTAACAATGTTCCTGCAAATGTAATTGCAGTACCAATCATTTTTGCTTGACATGCTATTTCCTTTATCTTCATGTGCTCCAATCTGCACAATATAATCATTTAGTTAGTTTACTaaaaattattattcaaaaataatttcaaaCTATGATGATATATTTATGTAATTGTTTACTTTAAAATGACTGCAAACAGAAAAGTAATGGAGGGCGCAGAGTTCATCACAGCGGAAAGGAACGAAGCGGACGTTAATTTCATTCCCAACAAGGCAAAACATTGATCCAGTATTATTCTGTAAATGTAATACAATATAGTATAGTTAATTAAGTTACTAATGAAAAATCGAGAttgaaatttatatataataaactaTAAAGATTAAGAATATATAAGTAAGATTACTCGAAGAAAGCCAGTAACATAATCTCTGAAAATACACGAAAATTCATCTTCGGCCTAATTTTCctgagaaaaaaaaaaacacaacacaACTTTTATTAGAACAGTTTAATCAAAATGCTTGATACttataattagtaataataatgagTGAGTGAAAGAGTTTGGGGAGACCTTTCTAGGTAAAATGCGAATGGAGCTAATGTTACAGTGGCGAGAGCATTACGGTAGACGATGAAAACGTAATGGCTCATTCCTTTCTTGATAGCATCCATGGCAAAAATAAACATTCCTGCAGAACCAAATTGAACTGCCAAGAGTAGTAAATATGGCTTTGCAGTTCTTAACCATGCACCCATTTTTGAGAATCTATCGCTTCTTGGGTGCGTAGCAAGTGATGTTGCTTATGTTATGGAAGGGATTTTGTACATTGATGATGAAGGCATTCTGAATATTTATAGCCAAGTAATAGATTTAATATAATAATGAAGTTGAAATAAATTGGAAATTTTGCTCTTAATTTCTTCAAATAACAATTTCCAATTTGCATGCTGACTCATAATCCAATCGAGAGAGGTAAACTATTTATAGTTTGTATGTGATTTGAATTTGGTATCTATGAATTTTTTTACCATTAatgattattttagtttttagtgGCTGTGGCGAGTCGTGTTGTTTTCAACTACAGTTTTACTTACCGATTCTttggataaaaataaaatacaagtaaTCTTCTACTTTTATATCATCTATAGGATGGTTTTGTTGTTTTACCTTATTTAACTGTGTCGGtggaaaattaaaattattttttggacgatattaattaaaaaaataataatttaaacaattattaTGTTTTACATTATATACATACTGTCATTATGTTTTACattaaatatatatgaattaaatttttagtttgttaatttAAACAATTGTTTTTTAATAAAGATACTTAAAtatgtaataataaaaaatatttaaacatttttttgaaTGTGAGAGTTTAAATTTAAAtggaaaaaatgaattaaaaaaattgacaAGTGTCTATGTGAGTTATATTGatgataaaatattattttttttatttttatattgaacttattgaaaaaattaagaaaacaacaAAATGTAATATAAAAAAAGGAAATCCATTTCAAAGTAAGTAAAATTAAAGTaatccaaaaaaatatcaaacttaAAAACTGAAAacatacttttatttatttttaattttttttagggttttctataattttttaatgaaGAACTTTGACAAAATTaagtaaaaagtaaaaaatcCATTATCTTTAAGTTTTGCAAAGAGGTTTGGAAGTTAAAAATTATCCGAATCACAAAAGACAGAAAAAAAGTGTTTATGTTTGAttcaattgatttttaaaaataaaattgaaccaaatcaatgtgatttaaattgatttgattttttataagatatgttaaagagaatgatcaaaattaacgattttattttaagttttataacacattagtttttatatatctcattgacatatcaaataatttcaaattaatattaaatttaatatatatatatatatatatatatatatatatatatatatatatatatatatatatataatatgttagTTTTCAatctaataatatattttgttatcAGAATATAGAGTAAGTTATTCGGAGTGTTATATtactaaattttattataaaaatattttagtataaaattttaaataatttacctATAAAATATAAACAGTCAATTTGTAAAGTACCAAAAAATTTCCTTACGTATTTGTCACATTAGTCTAGATTCCTTGTATTTTTTCTATCACCGAATTCCTTTTTTACTAACCAAAAAAAACAGAAAGTACTTTAATTTACTTGTTGCAAAAAGTGCAATCTATTCTTGGCTAAAGATAAAAAGTCACATTCAATTATCTTTGTTATTTTGTGATATAACATAAGGGTGTTTTTTTCCTCTATTAATAAGAATAATTTAAGTGGCATTTTCTAGTGATTTAACAATGTTTTAACTTTTTTATGTTAAACTTAAAAgtcatttaataattatttttaatctaaTGAAGATTGAATTAATTTAAAAGCAATGGAATACAAGATGATGGCAAGAGAGACCAAAAAGAAAGAAAGTAAAAAGTAAAAAGCCATCCGCTTTGCAATATGTGTCCTAAGTTTTCTACGGTACCAACTCCTATAAATaatcatatttataatattatccaCGATTTTAGCTTTATCAACAGTATTACCAAAATAGATGTCGTTACAATATTTTCACACACCATAAACAGTCCCTGCAGCAACTAGTTTTAGGATGGATCTCCACCATTTACCATTATAGTATTATTGCTCAACTACAAATTTTCTGCATCTCAAGATTGCGGAATACGATTAACCTGTATCCAAGCAAGGAATTTGACCCAAATACAAACTATTTTAGGATAAACAAAAACTAGATGATTAATAGATTGCTCTTCACAATTGAAAATACAACACCTGTTAATAGAAACCATCCCAAACCAAAAGAGACGTTGTCTCGTAGCCAATCTACATTGACAAGCAAGTCACTTAGTCATCAGAGCCCTCGATCTAACAACGTTATGACGAAATATTTTCCTGCAAATAACTTGAGGCGTATCATTACACAACACATTGTAAACATCCTTCGTTTTAAATTTACTACTGATTAACATAGATAGTATCCTACACTTGTTGGATATCACTCAAATTGACTCTTTGTTTGAGGATATTTTTCATAATCCAAGAATTAAGACTtttgaaataaaatgattttaataagttaaatttatcaaatttaatttccatattttatatttcttcttttataatAAACTCTAAGTTTAACTccataattaaaacttaaatggTAAATTATAAGAactagaataatttttttttagtatatagttttatttttaagggttaagtatgttttttatttctataaatattttaaattttaattttagttcctattaaaaaatgacatattttggtcccAACAAAATTATTATGTTCGTAATTTAGTCTTTACTGTTAAACCGATGcgaatttttgaatgattattttacagacatgtttagaacgttacaaaaagttcctcgaaaaaaaaaagaactcaaaatttgatttcgaTGTCGaaatttgcattacttttatcattatattttgaaatttaaaaaaattcatatataattcttctcattttaaaaaattatataatttgatcaaaacatattttataatattttaaacacgtatgaaaaaaattatcaaaaaatttaaaattttaaggataattaaacagttttcaaaattttaaaaattagtagggactaaaactgcaaacataaaaattttataggactaaaatatgttattttttaatagggactaaaaatgaaatgtgagatatttatagagacaAAAAACACACTTAAC
Proteins encoded in this window:
- the LOC131634275 gene encoding WAT1-related protein At4g08290-like, with the translated sequence MGAWLRTAKPYLLLLAVQFGSAGMFIFAMDAIKKGMSHYVFIVYRNALATVTLAPFAFYLERKIRPKMNFRVFSEIMLLAFFEIILDQCFALLGMKLTSASFLSAVMNSAPSITFLFAVILKLEHMKIKEIACQAKMIGTAITFAGTLLMALYKGPVVSVVNSSISHATNQSEIVNDSSNNRWIVGTCFLLIGCAGFSAFYILQAITLRKYPAPMSLATWVCFVGALQSFVVTIIAERHNSHAWALGWDSRLFAPAYAGIVTSGVQYYIQGVVMKAMGPVIVTAFNPLRMIIVTALACIILSEQLFLGSIIGAIVVVLGLYLVVWGKSKEQKARNNDIHMAESPTKENPLQDQHQLQLPVTAPKNESRNDNKAQLVMHGEEICYNCGRN